The following coding sequences are from one Geothrix sp. window:
- a CDS encoding tetratricopeptide repeat protein: protein MRLRPLSLLFCATLLVAGGDPFEAPPELKTFAQKQTIGHMGVATKVSYLLRSFFAAPEDGGLGITYDNAYTRTPMEAWRDRKANCLTLTALYVAACKSIGLEARYGESLRVSRWRRVGTTVRYERHVVAVVPAGTIGQELVADFLPEIRKDTQLIVPLEPKRVLALFYSNRAVELMAEPRPDEALASAHRSIEMDPNLGVGWNILGVVQRSLGQDAEAEKSFLKAIGADPKDGAPCGNLENLLRAQGREAEAQVYRDRGMEVRKRDPFFNAFLAEEALQDSHWEEADKRIKQAIRLLPQEPDFYLIQARLALAQGQRKDAIKALEKARKWAMPEMQARYDTKLALLKGETPS from the coding sequence TCCCTCCTGTTCTGCGCAACCCTCCTGGTCGCTGGGGGGGATCCCTTCGAGGCACCGCCAGAGCTGAAGACCTTCGCCCAGAAGCAGACCATCGGCCACATGGGGGTCGCCACCAAGGTCAGCTACCTGCTCAGATCCTTCTTCGCGGCCCCGGAGGATGGCGGGCTGGGGATCACCTACGACAACGCCTACACCCGCACCCCCATGGAAGCCTGGCGGGACCGCAAGGCCAACTGCCTGACTCTGACGGCGCTCTATGTGGCGGCCTGCAAGTCCATCGGCCTCGAGGCCAGGTACGGGGAATCGCTGAGGGTCAGCCGCTGGCGGCGGGTGGGTACCACGGTGCGCTACGAGCGGCATGTGGTGGCCGTCGTTCCGGCCGGCACCATTGGGCAGGAACTCGTCGCCGATTTCCTTCCGGAAATCAGGAAGGACACTCAGCTCATCGTGCCGCTGGAGCCCAAGCGCGTGCTGGCCCTGTTCTACAGCAACCGCGCCGTCGAGCTGATGGCCGAGCCCCGCCCGGATGAGGCCCTGGCGTCTGCCCACCGGTCCATCGAGATGGACCCGAACCTGGGTGTGGGTTGGAACATCCTGGGGGTGGTGCAGCGGAGCCTCGGCCAGGACGCCGAAGCCGAGAAATCCTTCCTGAAGGCCATCGGGGCCGATCCCAAGGATGGGGCCCCCTGCGGCAACCTGGAGAACCTCCTGAGGGCGCAGGGCCGGGAGGCGGAGGCACAGGTCTACCGGGACCGGGGCATGGAGGTTCGGAAGCGGGATCCCTTCTTCAACGCCTTCCTGGCGGAAGAGGCCCTGCAGGACAGCCACTGGGAGGAAGCGGACAAGCGCATCAAACAGGCGATCAGGCTGCTACCCCAGGAGCCGGACTTCTACCTGATCCAGGCACGCCTGGCCCTGGCCCAGGGGCAGCGGAAAGACGCCATCAAGGCCCTGGAGAAGGCGCGCAAGTGGGCCATGCCCGAGATGCAGGCCCGCTACGACACCAAGCTGGCGCTGCTCAAGGGAGAAACGCCCAGCTAG
- a CDS encoding tetratricopeptide repeat protein, which produces MTESGRSWLLRTTLAAVLSVAAIAGMALLTAPPEGLTPLPALALVLGTMGLGAWIGLNARAQWIDRPRLHRAERRWAQGDHPYEVLQALGTSGWNRGELGYRILQLRSALHLSLGHRDLAWLEALEAQLARLPLWRRALVSRAFRKVPGTPSFQRLAWGARLMALAPHMGRLRHLQGILLLRVAEPETLHRAWVHFEEALPLSWDDPLILEDLMLAGLQHGREDMAEQALGVLMSRHGDPRLPWDRGAAGMHLLRNGRYAEALALVQNLPAERRTQPLHWLAETVSRRQLGDREGAWKVIESAIGSLPGAFRLWMERYQIALELHRDGDALLTLERAWDTIPEGEEGGSFRQEWHLRRAEFAFWWEDRPAFAKELLDQVPFDQQGDHHPPLRLQILVAEGGYEAAYAEVLALLKEQPGDVDLLLLQADCLAGMAAWEALLPYLDGLAEPCRERPAFWHLRGLARAHLGDPLPARMDLERAVRMDPHGLRFLLDAGHACAELGDWDRAEGHWRQALHVDPQAEEALIHLAEARRELEDLEGARRYLRECLMHHPDSVDAQTRLAELEAN; this is translated from the coding sequence ATGACGGAATCCGGACGATCCTGGCTGCTCCGAACCACGCTGGCCGCGGTGCTATCCGTGGCCGCCATCGCGGGCATGGCCCTGCTCACTGCGCCTCCCGAAGGCCTCACCCCCCTGCCGGCCCTGGCCCTAGTCCTCGGGACCATGGGCTTGGGCGCCTGGATCGGACTCAACGCCCGGGCCCAGTGGATCGACCGGCCCCGGCTCCATCGGGCCGAACGGCGCTGGGCCCAGGGGGATCATCCCTACGAGGTGCTCCAGGCGCTGGGGACCTCCGGATGGAACCGGGGTGAGCTTGGCTACCGGATCCTCCAGCTGAGGAGTGCCCTCCACCTCTCCCTCGGCCACCGGGACCTGGCCTGGCTGGAGGCGCTGGAGGCGCAGCTTGCCCGCCTGCCGCTCTGGAGGAGGGCCCTGGTTTCCCGGGCCTTCCGGAAAGTCCCGGGCACTCCGTCCTTCCAGAGGCTGGCCTGGGGTGCGCGCCTCATGGCGCTCGCCCCGCACATGGGCCGGCTCCGGCACCTGCAGGGCATCCTGCTGCTCCGGGTGGCTGAGCCAGAGACCCTGCACCGGGCCTGGGTCCATTTCGAGGAGGCCCTGCCCCTCTCCTGGGACGATCCCCTCATCCTGGAGGACCTCATGCTGGCCGGTCTCCAGCATGGCCGGGAGGACATGGCTGAGCAGGCGCTGGGGGTCCTCATGTCCCGCCATGGGGATCCCCGGCTGCCCTGGGACCGGGGCGCCGCTGGCATGCACCTGCTCCGGAATGGCCGCTACGCGGAGGCCCTCGCGCTGGTCCAGAACCTGCCCGCGGAACGGCGCACCCAGCCCCTGCACTGGCTGGCAGAGACGGTCTCCCGCCGCCAGCTGGGGGACCGGGAAGGTGCCTGGAAGGTGATCGAGAGTGCCATCGGCAGCCTGCCCGGCGCCTTCCGTCTCTGGATGGAGCGCTACCAGATCGCCCTGGAGCTGCACCGGGACGGGGATGCCCTGCTGACCCTCGAGCGGGCCTGGGACACCATCCCGGAAGGCGAGGAGGGCGGCTCCTTCCGTCAGGAATGGCACCTCCGCCGCGCGGAGTTCGCCTTCTGGTGGGAGGATCGCCCGGCCTTCGCAAAGGAGCTGCTGGATCAGGTCCCCTTCGACCAGCAGGGGGACCACCACCCGCCCTTGAGGCTGCAGATCCTGGTCGCCGAGGGCGGGTACGAGGCCGCCTACGCGGAGGTGCTGGCTCTGCTCAAGGAACAGCCCGGGGACGTGGACCTCCTGCTGCTGCAGGCGGATTGCCTGGCCGGCATGGCGGCCTGGGAGGCGCTGCTGCCCTACCTGGACGGGCTGGCGGAGCCCTGTCGGGAGCGCCCCGCCTTCTGGCATCTGCGGGGCCTGGCCCGCGCCCACCTGGGAGATCCGCTCCCGGCGCGGATGGACCTGGAACGGGCGGTGCGCATGGATCCGCATGGGCTGCGCTTCCTGCTGGATGCGGGCCACGCCTGCGCCGAGCTCGGCGACTGGGATCGGGCGGAGGGCCATTGGCGGCAGGCCCTCCATGTGGATCCCCAGGCCGAGGAGGCGCTCATCCACCTGGCCGAAGCGCGCCGGGAACTGGAGGACCTGGAGGGAGCCCGCCGCTACCTCCGGGAATGCCTGATGCACCATCCGGACAGCGTGGATGCCCAGACCCGTCTCGCGGAATTGGAGGCGAACTAG